The Fragaria vesca subsp. vesca linkage group LG2, FraVesHawaii_1.0, whole genome shotgun sequence genome includes a window with the following:
- the LOC101300028 gene encoding uncharacterized protein LOC101300028, with translation MDKEWIFLDKNTAEYEAGLNAFVNYALEHASFESTIKCPCKRCHNGYNRLPSVVQQHLMVDGMDPKYVNIPWTDHGEHLPDVVGPNLPGTSSYQQDLNLPGSSHQVDSNMQDMLHDAFGMYEAEDDAEEELLEPAAATEGPSLPNGHTPDAQKFYELLKKADTDLYPGAGKKMFDFLIKLYQIRALNSWSDASFTQLLELLKAYLPPGETLPGSFYLTKKFIKSLGLTYKKIDACPNDCMLYRKLRVRDRTCYKCGASRYKEEEDTCPTNTSSKKPVPVKVLRYFPLVPRLQRLFMSRHTSEFMVWHSDPEKRPRDGVLRHPADSLAWKELDKIDNNFSSDGRNVRLGLASDGFNPSGMMSLSHSTWPVIITVYNLPPWLCMKKSYMMLSLLIPGPKTPGNDIDVYLEPLIDELKLLWT, from the coding sequence ATGGACAAGGAATGGATATTTTTAGATAAAAACACTGCAGAATATGAGGCCGGGCTGAATGCATTCGTCAATTATGCCTTAGAGCATGCTTCTTTTGAAAGTACAATCAAATGTCCTTGTAAAAGGTGTCATAATGGCTACAATAGATTGCCTTCTGTTGTTCAGCAGCATCTTATGGTGGATGGAATGGATCCGAAATATGTGAACATCCCTTGGACCGACCATGGTGAGCATTTACCAGATGTAGTTGGTCCTAACTTGCCAGGAACTTCCTCATATCAACAAGATTTGAATTTGCCCGGATCTTCACATCAAGTAGATTCTAATATGCAAGATATGTTGCACGATGCATTCGGCATGTACGAAGCTGAAGATGATGCTGAAGAGGAGTTGTTAGAACCAGCAGCGGCCACTGAAGGTCCATCCTTGCCAAACGGCCATACCCCCGATGCACAAAAATTCTACGAACTTTTGAAAAAGGCTGATACTGATTTATACCCCGGTGCAGGAAAAAAGATGTTTGATTTCTTGATAAAGCTATATCAAATAAGAGCATTGAACAGTTGGAGTGATGCATCGTTCACCCAATTGCTTGAATTGTTAAAGGCTTATTTGCCTCCCGGGGAAACGCTTCCTGGTTCCTTTTATTTAACAAAAAAGTTCATTAAAAGTCTTGGGCTGACATACAAGAAAATCGACGCGTGTCCTAATGATTGCATGTTATATCGGAAGCTTCGTGTTAGAGACCGAACTTGTTATAAATGTGGCGCTAGTCGGTACAAAGAGGAAGAGGACACATGCCCCACAAACACAAGCTCCAAGAAGCCGGTACCAGTTAAGGTTTTGCGTTACTTTCCATTAGTGCCAAGACTTCAAAGATTGTTCATGTCTCGCCACACCTCTGAATTTATGGTTTGGCATTCTGATCCTGAAAAGAGACCACGAGATGGGGTTCTACGTCATCCAGCCGATTCTCTTGCTTGGAAAGAATTAGATAAAATTGACAATAATTTTAGCTCCGATGGTCGAAATGTTCGTTTGGGTCTAGCTAGTGACGGATTCAACCCTTCCGGTATGATGAGTTTGTCCCACAGTACTTGGCCTGTTATCATTACTGTTTACAATCTCCCTCCTTGGTTATGCATGAAAAAGTCATACATGATGTTGTCGTTGCTCATCCCAGGCCCTAAAACTCCTGGAAACGATATAGATGTGTATCTGGAACCTTTGATAGATGAATTGAAATTGCTATGGACATAA
- the LOC101308824 gene encoding probable inorganic phosphate transporter 1-7-like: MAREQLQVLNALDVAKTQWYHFTAIIIAGMGFFTDAYDLFCVSLVTKLLGRIYYHVEGAEKPGTLPPNVSAAVNGVAFCGTLAGQLFFGWLGDKMGRKKVYGMTLMLMVLCSIASGLSFGHDPKTVMSTLCFFRFWLGFGIGGDYPLSATIMSEYANKKTRGAFIAAVFAMQGFGILAGGIFAIISSAAFKAKFDAPAYEVAGAASTVPQADYLWRIIVMVGAIPALMTYYWRMKMPETARYTALVAKNAKQAAADMSKVLQVEIEAETKPEEKSANAFALFSKEFMRRHGLHLLGTTSTWFLLDIAFYSQNLFQKDIFSAIGWIPAAKSMNAIEEVYKIARAQTLIAMCSTVPGYWFTVALIDRIGRFAIQMMGFFFMTVFMFALAIPYDHWTHKDNRIGFVVMYSLTFFFANFGPNATTFVVPAEIFPARFRSTCHGISAASGKLGAIIGAFGFLYLAQNQDKTKTDAGYPAGIGVKNSLIVLGVVNFLGILFTFLVPESNGKSLEEMSGENEEEPESAVELEQQSGYGNSRTVPV; this comes from the coding sequence ATGGCTAGAGAACAATTACAGGTGCTTAACGCACTAGATGTTGCGAAGACACAATGGTACCATTTCACTGCAATTATCATTGCTGGAATGGGATTCTTCACAGATGCATATGATCTCTTCTGTGTGTCTCTTGTCACCAAATTGCTGGGCCGCATATACTACCATGTTGAAGGTGCTGAAAAACCTGGGACATTGCCTCCCAATGTCTCTGCTGCGGTGAATGGTGTAGCCTTCTGTGGTACATTAGCCGGCCAACTCTTCTTTGGCTGGCTTGGTGACAAAATGGGAAGGAAGAAAGTGTATGGCATGACCCTTATGCTCATGGTCCTATGTTCTATTGCTTCAGGTCTCTCTTTTGGGCACGACCCCAAGACTGTGATGTCTACTCTTTGCTTTTTCCGGTTCTGGCTTGGTTTCGGTATTGGTGGTGACTACCCTCTTTCAGCTACCATCATGTCTGAGTATGCTAACAAGAAGACTCGCGGTGCCTTCATTGCTGCCGTGTTTGCCATGCAAGGGTTTGGAATTTTGGCCGGTGGGATATTTGCAATCATTTCTTCAGCTGCGTTTAAAGCCAAGTTTGATGCTCCCGCATATGAGGTCGCTGGAGCTGCCTCAACTGTTCCACAAGCAGACTATCTCTGGCGCATTATAGTTATGGTAGGAGCAATTCCAGCATTAATGACTTACTACTGGCGAATGAAGATGCCTGAGACTGCTCGTTACACTGCCCTTGTTGCCAAGAATGCAAAGCAGGCTGCAGCAGACATGTCAAAGGTTCTGCAGGTTGAGATTGAAGCTGAAACCAAGCCTGAGGAGAAGTCGGCTAATGCCTTTGCTTTGTTTTCCAAGGAGTTTATGCGCCGCCATGGACTTCACTTGCTTGGAACAACAAGCACTTGGTTCCTTCTTGACATAGCGTTCTACAGCCAAAATCTGTTCCAAAAGGATATCTTTAGTGCGATTGGATGGATTCCTGCGGCTAAGTCTATGAATGCTATTGAGGAGGTTTACAAAATTGCAAGGGCACAGACACTTATTGCTATGTGCAGTACTGTCCCAGGCTACTGGTTTACGGTTGCCCTTATCGACAGAATTGGAAGGTTTGCGATTCAAATGATGGGATTCTTCTTCATGACAGTGTTCATGTTTGCACTGGCCATTCCCTATGACCACTGGACTCACAAGGATAACCGGATTGGATTTGTGGTCATGTACTCATTGACCTTCTTCTTCGCAAACTTTGGTCCCAATGCCACCACATTTGTTGTGCCGGCTGAGATTTTCCCTGCTAGGTTCCGGTCTACATGTCACGGAATCTCAGCAGCATCAGGGAAGCTTGGTGCTATAATTGGTGCATTTGGATTCTTGTATTTGGCTCAGAACCAGGACAAGACCAAGACTGATGCAGGGTACCCTGCAGGCATTGGGGTCAAAAACTCGCTCATTGTGTTGGGTGTTGTTAACTTTTTGGGGATATTGTTCACTTTCTTGGTGCCCGAATCGAATGGTAAGTCATTGGAGGAGATGTCAGGCGAGAATGAAGAGGAACCTGAATCTGCAGTGGAGTTGGAGCAGCAATCAGGTTATGGCAATAGCAGGACAGTGCCAGTTTAG
- the LOC101300314 gene encoding inorganic phosphate transporter 1-4-like — protein sequence MAKSQLEVLNALDTAKTQWYHFTAIIIAGMGFFTDAYDLFCISLVTKLLGRIYYHVDGAAKPGTLPPNVSAAVNGVALCGTLSGQVFFGWLGDKLGRKKVYGITLMLMIVCSICSGLSFSHDPKAVISTLCFFRFWLGFGIGGDYPLSATIMSEYANKKTRGGFIAAVFAMQGFGILAGGLFAMLTAAIFDATFKAPAYEVDPIGSTVPQADYLWRIVLIIGAFPAALTYYWRLKMPETARYTALVANNVSQAAADMSKVMQVDIESDPARAQPTVTYGLFSKEFLDRHGLHLFGTTSTWFLLDIAFYSQNLFQKDIFSAVGWIPHAATMNAIAEVYKIARAQTLIALCSTVPGYWFTVFFIDRIGRFKIQMIGFFFMTVFMFALAFPYNYWTQKDNVIWFVILYALTFFFANFGPNATTFVVPAEIFPARLRSTCHGISAALGKLGAIIGAFGFLYLAQPQDKSKAEAGFPAGIGVKNSLIVLGVVNFLGMLCTFAVPETNGKSLEEMSGEAEERN from the coding sequence ATGGCTAAGTCACAATTGGAGGTGCTTAATGCTCTTGACACTGCAAAAACACAATGGTATCATTTCACTGCAATCATCATTGCCGGAATGGGGTTCTTTACCGATGCATATGATCTCTTCTGCATTTCCCTTGTGACCAAATTGCTTGGCCGCATATACTACCATGTTGATGGTGCAGCCAAGCCTGGAACGTTGCCTCCGAATGTGTCTGCTGCTGTCAATGGTGTTGCATTATGTGGAACCTTGTCAGGGCAAGTCTTTTTTGGCTGGCTCGGTGACAAATTGGGTCGAAAGAAGGTGTATGGCATAACTCTGATGCTCATGATCGTTTGCTCCATTTGTTCAGGTCTCTCCTTTAGCCATGACCCCAAAGCTGTGATTTCAACCCTATGCTTCTTCCGGTTCTGGCTAGGATTTGGTATTGGTGGTGACTACCCTCTTTCGGCCACCATTATGTCTGAATATGCCAACAAGAAGACTCGTGGTGGCTTCATCGCCGCGGTCTTTGCCATGCAAGGTTTCGGAATTTTAGCAGGAGGCCTGTTCGCAATGCTTACGGCTGCCATATTTGACGCCACGTTCAAGGCTCCAGCTTATGAAGTTGACCCAATTGGTTCCACTGTCCCACAAGCAGACTACCTATGGAGAATTGTTCTGATAATTGGTGCATTTCCGGCTGCACTAACCTACTACTGGCGATTGAAGATGCCTGAAACTGCTCGCTACACAGCCCTCGTTGCCAACAATGTTTCCCAGGCAGCAGCTGATATGTCAAAAGTTATGCAGGTTGACATTGAATCTGATCCGGCCAGGGCTCAACCCACCGTCACTTACGGTTTGTTCTCTAAGGAATTCCTGGACCGCCATGGACTTCACTTGTTCGGTACCACAAGCACATGGTTCTTGCTTGACATTGCATTTTACAGTCAAAATCTGTTCCAGAAGGACATTTTCAGTGCCGTTGGATGGATTCCTCATGCCGCCACTATGAATGCCATTGCAGAGGTTTATAAAATTGCAAGGGCTCAAACTCTCATTGCTCTGTGCAGTACTGTGCCTGGTTACTGGTTCACTGTGTTCTTCATCGACAGAATCGGAAGATTCAAAATCCAAATGATTGGATTCTTCTTCATGACAGTGTTCATGTTTGCACTGGCATTTCCATACAATTATTGGACACAAAAGGATAATGTGATCTGGTTCGTGATACTGTATGCACTGACTTTTTTCTTTGCCAATTTCGGACCTAATGCTACAACATTTGTGGTACCGGCTGAGATTTTCCCAGCTCGACTGAGGTCTACTTGCCATGGCATATCCGCAGCACTTGGAAAGTTGGGGGCAATAATAGGTGCCTTTGGGTTTCTGTATTTGGCTCAACCTCAGGACAAGAGTAAAGCAGAAGCAGGGTTCCCGGCCGGTATAGGCGTCAAAAATTCACTCATTGTTTTGGGTGTGGTCAACTTCTTGGGTATGCTATGCACATTCGCTGTTCCTGAAACGAATGGGAAGTCTTTGGAGGAAATGTCAGGTGAGGCTGAAGAAAGAAATTAG
- the LOC101309108 gene encoding actin-depolymerizing factor 6-like isoform 1, which yields MSCVAELGLDGKELGGFVLQPNASCAMAAAEDSKNSFMELQRKKVHRYVIFKVDEKKREVVVEKIGGPAESYEDFVAALPENDCRFAVYDFDFVTSDNCQKSKIFFIAWSPSTSRIRAKMLYATSKDQFRRELDGIHYEIQATDPTEMDLEVIKERAH from the exons ATGAGTTGTGTGGCGGAATTGGGTTTAGATGGTAAAGAATTGGGTGGTTTTGTTTTGCAGCCGAATGCTTCGTGTGCGATGGCTGCGGCGGAGGACAGCAAGAACAGTTTCATGGAGCTGCAGAGGAAGAAGGTTCACCGCTATGTGATATTTAAGGTGGATGAGAAGAAAAGGGAGGTTGTGGTTGAGAAGATTGGTGGTCCGGCTGAGAGTTATGAAGATTTCGTGGCGGCTTTGCCTGAGAATGATTGCCGATTTGCTGTATATGACTTTGATTTTGTTACTTCTGATAACTGTCAAAAGAGCAAGATCTTCTTCATTGCTTG GTCCCCTTCAACCTCTCGGATCCGTGCCAAGATGCTCTATGCCACATCAAAAGACCAATTCAGGCGGGAGCTGGATGGTATTCACTACGAGATTCAGGCTACTGACCCAACAGAGATGGATCTTGAGGTGATCAAAGAGCGGGCGCACTGA
- the LOC101309108 gene encoding actin-depolymerizing factor 6-like isoform 3: protein MSMSFRGLSRPNASCAMAAAEDSKNSFMELQRKKVHRYVIFKVDEKKREVVVEKIGGPAESYEDFVAALPENDCRFAVYDFDFVTSDNCQKSKIFFIAWSPSTSRIRAKMLYATSKDQFRRELDGIHYEIQATDPTEMDLEVIKERAH, encoded by the exons ATGTCAATGTCTTTCAGAGGGCTCAGTCGG CCGAATGCTTCGTGTGCGATGGCTGCGGCGGAGGACAGCAAGAACAGTTTCATGGAGCTGCAGAGGAAGAAGGTTCACCGCTATGTGATATTTAAGGTGGATGAGAAGAAAAGGGAGGTTGTGGTTGAGAAGATTGGTGGTCCGGCTGAGAGTTATGAAGATTTCGTGGCGGCTTTGCCTGAGAATGATTGCCGATTTGCTGTATATGACTTTGATTTTGTTACTTCTGATAACTGTCAAAAGAGCAAGATCTTCTTCATTGCTTG GTCCCCTTCAACCTCTCGGATCCGTGCCAAGATGCTCTATGCCACATCAAAAGACCAATTCAGGCGGGAGCTGGATGGTATTCACTACGAGATTCAGGCTACTGACCCAACAGAGATGGATCTTGAGGTGATCAAAGAGCGGGCGCACTGA
- the LOC101309782 gene encoding chromatin modification-related protein MEAF6-like yields the protein MDSEAQNASLNPSQVLAQLLTKRTKLQDELRGIEKQVYDLETTYLQDPSQCGNVLKGFEGFLSSTKSTSFLKRSRKFQPEDRLFSLSSVTSPAAEELAAGRDDGRSDFGPGRSKGGIYANGQGKPKKGRPTPRDAKRIRQSEQDYDYEDDPDMM from the exons ATGGATTCGGAAG CGCAAAACGCGTCGTTGAATCCATCGCAAGTGCTTGCTCAACTCCTCACTAAGAGAACCAAGCTTCAAGACGAACTCAGAGGAATTGAGAAACAG GTCTACGATCTAGAGACTACGTATCTGCAGGATCCGAGTCAATGTGGCAATGTATTAAAAGGGTTTGAAGGGTTTCTGTCTTCAACAAAGAGCACTTCCTT CTTGAAGCGATCTCGGAAGTTTCAACCTGAAGACAGGCTATTCTCATTATCTTCCGTGACATCACCAGCA GCGGAAGAACTTGCAGCTGGACGAGATG ATGGGAGATCAGACTTTGGTCCCGGCCGTTCTAAAGGGGGTATATACGCAAACGGGCA AGGAAAACCGAAGAAAGGAAGACCTACTCCAAGAGATGCAAAGAGAATCAGGCAGAGTGAACAAGATTATGACTATGAAGATGATCCTGATATGATGTGA
- the LOC101310071 gene encoding UPF0420 protein C16orf58 homolog encodes MFSMNLLEKIKLQKKEPDKAPPPPPPPEVPVYWIETSEAVSYRCEFEPQGHLSVKILDDSRPVVRRVADSFVNKFFPSGYPYSVNEGYLRYTQFRALQHFTSAALSVLSTQSLLFAAGLRPTPAQATVVSWVLKDGMQHMGKLICSNLGARMDSEPKRWRILADVLYDLGTGLEVLSPLCPQLFLQVAGLGNFAKGMAVVAARATRLPIYSSFAKEGNLSDLFAKGEAISTVFNVLGIGLGIQLASTICSSIQGKMVVGPLLSVVHVYCVIEEMRATPVNTLNPQRTAMLVADFIKTGKVSSPADLRYKEDLLFPGRLIEDAGNVKVGKSFRKVFKPSKLDELKQIFPDEKFLLNPGKKSVDMVLEHSATGEDALRGWLVAGYAADMEKSFHVPTSTALEEAYEKMNDVFGPFISELQAKGWHTDRFLDGTGSRFAW; translated from the exons ATGTTCTCCATGAACTTACTG GAGAAGATCAAATTGCAGAAGAAGGAGCCAGATAAAGCGCCGCCGCCGCCTCCGCCGCCTGAGGTGCCCGTGTACTGGATTGAAACCTCTGAAGCAGTCTCATACCGCTGTGAATTTGAACCCCAGGGTCATCTCTCT GTTAAGATTCTTGATGACTCGAGGCCAGTAGTTCGTAGGGTTGCAGATTCGTTTGTTAATAAGTTTTTCCCTTCAGGATATCCATACAG TGTCAATGAGGGATATCTCAGGTACACACAGTTTCGGGCACTGCAACACTTCACCAGTGCAGCGCTGTCAGTGCTTTCAACTCAG TCACTCTTGTTTGCTGCAGGCTTGCGACCTACTCCTGCACAAGCAACTGTTGTTAGTTGG GTCCTGAAGGATGGGATGCAGCACATGGGTAAGCTCATATGTAGTAATTTGGGTGCAAGAATGGATTCCGAGCCTAAGCGCTGGAGAATTTTGG CTGACGTACTCTATGACTTGGGCACTGGCTTAGAAGTTCTTTCTCCTTTATGTCCACAACTTTTTCTTCAAGTTGCAGGCCTAGGCAATTTTGCAAAG GGGATGGCAGTTGTTGCAGCAAGAGCAACGAGATTACCAATTTATTCTTCCTTTGCCAAAGAAGGCAATCTTAGTGACCTGTTTGCCAAAGGGGAGGCAATCTCAACTGTGTTCAATGTTCTTGGAATAGGGTTAGGGATCCAGTTAGCATCTACTATTTGTTCATCAATTCAAGGAAAG ATGGTTGTTGGGCCTCTTTTATCAGTTGTACATGTATACTGTGTCATTGAAGAAATGCGGGCAACTCCTGTGAACACACTTAATCCTCAGAGGACTGCAATGCTTGTGGCTGATTTCATCAAG ACAGGAAAAGTATCAAGCCCAGCTGACCTGAGGTATAAAGAAGATCTTCTCTTTCCTGGGAGACTCATAGAAGATGCTGGCAATGTAAAAGTGGGGAAGTCTTTCCGCAAGGTGTTTAAGCCTTCAAAACTTGATGAATTAAAACAAATATTCCCAGACGAGAAGTTTCTTCTTAATCCTGGAAAGAAATCAGTTGACATGGTATTGGAGCACAGTGCTACTGGTGAAGATGCCTTGAGGGGGTGGCTTGTTGCCGGATATGCAGCTGACATGGAGAAGTCTTTTCATGTTCCAACTTCAACTGCACTCGAAGAGGCTTATGAGAAGATGAATGATGTATTTGGTCCATTTATTTCTGAACTTCAGGCCAAGGGGTGGCACACTGATCGTTTTCTCGATGGAACAGGAAGTCGTTTTGCTTGGTAG